The following coding sequences lie in one Methylotuvimicrobium alcaliphilum 20Z genomic window:
- a CDS encoding carbohydrate kinase family protein: MSALICGSMAYDTIMVFHDNFRNHILPEKVHILNVSFLVPVMRREYGGCAGNIAYNLNLLGEEPLIMATVGHDFEPYSQWLSQCGLSSEFIRILDDNYTGQAYITTDQEDNQITAFHPGAMNFSHLNSVPTDGSISIGIVSPDGKEGMLQHAEQFAEQGIPFIFDPGQGMPMFDGDELLKFLELANWVTLNDYESEMMQQRTGLSLDEMADKVEALIVTLGGNGSKIYVGGECIEIPPVKPAAVVDPTGCGDAYRAGLLYGLMNDLGWPTTGRIASLMGSIKIEHHGTQNHSFDIDSFKDRYRETFGASF, translated from the coding sequence ATGAGTGCATTAATCTGTGGTTCGATGGCTTACGATACCATCATGGTCTTTCATGATAATTTCAGGAATCATATCCTGCCGGAAAAAGTCCACATTCTTAATGTTTCGTTTTTGGTGCCGGTCATGCGCCGCGAATACGGCGGTTGTGCCGGCAATATCGCCTATAACCTCAACTTGCTTGGCGAAGAGCCTTTGATCATGGCGACGGTAGGACACGATTTCGAGCCGTATTCGCAGTGGTTGTCTCAATGCGGCTTGTCCAGCGAATTCATTCGCATTCTCGACGACAATTACACAGGTCAGGCTTACATCACGACCGATCAGGAAGACAATCAAATTACGGCGTTCCATCCCGGTGCGATGAATTTCTCGCATTTGAATTCGGTGCCGACCGACGGTTCGATCAGCATCGGCATCGTTTCTCCGGACGGCAAGGAAGGCATGCTGCAGCACGCCGAGCAATTCGCCGAACAGGGCATTCCGTTCATATTCGACCCGGGCCAAGGCATGCCGATGTTCGACGGCGACGAGCTGCTGAAGTTTTTGGAACTGGCGAATTGGGTCACGCTAAACGATTACGAATCCGAAATGATGCAGCAGCGCACCGGTTTGTCCTTGGATGAAATGGCCGATAAGGTCGAGGCGTTAATTGTTACCTTGGGCGGTAACGGTTCGAAAATATACGTCGGCGGCGAGTGTATCGAGATTCCGCCGGTTAAGCCTGCCGCGGTTGTCGATCCGACCGGTTGCGGCGATGCCTACCGCGCCGGACTCTTATACGGTTTGATGAACGATTTGGGTTGGCCGACGACCGGCAGGATCGCTTCGTTGATGGGCTCGATTAAAATTGAGCATCACGGCACGCAAAATCACAGCTTCGACATCGATTCTTTTAAGGACCGTTACCGCGAGACCTTCGGGGCGTCGTTTTGA
- a CDS encoding diacylglycerol kinase, giving the protein MANQNAKGFKRIVNAFFFSLSGFKATWFHEEAFRQEVWLFIVTTPLAVWLGETNIEKLLLIGSMVLVLLVELLNSAVEAVVDRVGFEHHELSGRAKDIGSAAVMLSLVWAAATWILILFF; this is encoded by the coding sequence ATGGCAAATCAAAACGCAAAAGGTTTTAAACGCATCGTAAACGCTTTTTTCTTTTCGCTGTCGGGCTTTAAGGCCACTTGGTTTCATGAAGAGGCGTTTAGGCAAGAGGTTTGGTTGTTTATAGTCACGACGCCGTTGGCCGTTTGGCTCGGCGAGACAAACATTGAGAAATTGCTGCTTATCGGCAGCATGGTCCTGGTTTTATTGGTGGAACTACTGAATTCGGCGGTTGAAGCGGTCGTAGATCGAGTCGGATTCGAGCATCATGAACTGTCCGGCCGGGCCAAGGACATCGGTTCGGCCGCTGTCATGCTTTCCTTGGTTTGGGCTGCGGCGACCTGGATATTGATTTTATTTTTTTAG
- the gcvH gene encoding glycine cleavage system protein GcvH, with product MSDLPENLKYAKTHEWAKLESDNVVRVGITEFAQAELGDLVFIELPKVGRVVKAGEQCAVVESVKTASDLFSPVSGEIVSVNEELSDAPEQVNDDAYDAWLFCVKADNPAELDSLLDASAYGQLIAE from the coding sequence ATGAGCGATTTGCCGGAAAATTTGAAGTATGCAAAAACCCATGAATGGGCAAAACTGGAAAGCGACAATGTGGTGCGCGTAGGTATTACCGAATTCGCGCAAGCCGAACTCGGCGATTTAGTTTTTATCGAACTGCCTAAAGTCGGGCGTGTCGTTAAAGCGGGCGAGCAATGCGCTGTCGTCGAGTCGGTCAAAACCGCTTCGGATTTATTCAGCCCCGTGTCCGGAGAAATCGTTTCGGTTAATGAAGAGCTATCCGATGCGCCGGAGCAGGTTAACGACGATGCCTACGATGCTTGGCTGTTTTGCGTGAAGGCCGATAATCCGGCAGAATTGGATTCCTTGCTGGATGCTTCGGCCTATGGCCAATTAATCGCTGAATAA
- a CDS encoding efflux RND transporter periplasmic adaptor subunit: protein MKFSFISLVSYPITLLGGLKWPTLITVALALSDNGIAFATNQDKEAAPVRTETDVDDYGKEGTLNIDSASQTRSGLQTIKLEPHRYRPELTAYGNVVALQPLLDLRNRYLAALSGHESAKSRLTLAQQSIDRTRLLHRGGAVSGRSLQEQQSQWQSEQALTQGSRLQIETVRNEAILNWGQAIAELFLDANTDTLLPYLSGQKNLLHISLPPNNKPVDTLDEIRVSRYGDRNRAEPARFISPAPQTDPLTQGESYFFETEHGGIRTGMRIAAFIPLQENAENGVLIPASSVIRHLGQAFVYVKTSPEHFQRLTITGFIDTHAGYFVTDGLHAGQELVVSGAQMLLSEEFKSQIPDEDDDDD from the coding sequence ATGAAATTCTCCTTTATTAGCCTCGTTAGTTATCCCATAACCTTGTTGGGCGGTTTGAAATGGCCGACTTTGATTACCGTAGCGCTTGCATTAAGCGATAACGGCATTGCCTTTGCGACGAATCAAGACAAAGAAGCCGCTCCCGTTCGAACCGAAACCGATGTTGACGACTACGGGAAGGAAGGCACTCTGAACATCGACTCGGCGTCCCAAACTCGCTCCGGGTTGCAAACAATAAAACTCGAACCTCATCGGTATCGTCCGGAACTGACTGCTTACGGCAATGTCGTTGCGTTACAACCGCTGCTGGATTTGAGAAACCGTTACCTCGCCGCACTCAGCGGGCATGAGAGTGCCAAGTCTCGACTAACGCTGGCTCAACAATCGATCGACCGAACCCGGCTTTTACACCGCGGCGGCGCCGTTTCCGGGCGCAGTCTGCAAGAACAACAGTCGCAATGGCAATCGGAACAAGCGTTAACTCAAGGCAGTCGCCTACAAATCGAAACCGTTCGCAATGAGGCGATACTCAATTGGGGCCAAGCGATTGCCGAATTGTTCCTTGATGCCAATACCGACACCCTGCTCCCCTATTTGTCGGGGCAAAAAAATTTATTGCATATCTCGTTGCCGCCTAATAATAAACCGGTCGATACGCTCGACGAAATCCGGGTCTCACGCTACGGCGATCGAAACCGAGCCGAACCGGCGCGTTTTATATCGCCCGCACCGCAAACCGACCCGCTCACCCAAGGGGAAAGTTATTTTTTCGAAACCGAACACGGCGGCATTCGAACCGGCATGCGCATCGCCGCCTTCATTCCATTGCAGGAAAACGCCGAAAACGGCGTCTTAATACCGGCATCATCCGTCATTCGCCATCTCGGTCAAGCTTTCGTTTACGTCAAAACGTCTCCGGAACATTTTCAACGACTGACTATTACCGGATTTATCGACACACATGCCGGCTATTTCGTCACGGACGGTTTGCATGCGGGTCAGGAATTAGTCGTAAGCGGTGCGCAAATGCTGCTTTCGGAGGAATTCAAAAGCCAAATTCCCGATGAAGATGATGACGATGATTGA
- a CDS encoding efflux RND transporter permease subunit: MLSALIRFAIRQHGIVVVAAILLFVYGFYRFTVAGLDIFPEFSPKQVVIQTEAPGYSAEQVETLVTQAIESSISGLIGLKTVRSESIQGLSVVTALFEESSDIHRNRQMVGERLAGIANRLPQGIGPPLAVPLSSSSATVLTIGLHSDRQDLMALRSLADWTIVPRLMAVPGVADVNVFGGEIRQLQIQVDSARLQRFGLALDEIVQAASESTNLQGGGFIETDNQRFSITLSGQNLNPERLQDIIVRHTQGRSVRLADVADIRYGPEPPIGAAQIMGHPGIVMMVIGQYGANTLTVSKQVEKALSEFNTLFAKQAIDFYPNLFRPADYIETSLHNLSGHLLIGGLCVLIVLYLFLFEIRTAFIAATAIPVSLIAAVLLLLEFGVNLNIMVLGGLAIALGEVVDDAIIDTENIFRRLRENRLSAVPRPVSEVIYSASMEVRGSVVYASFIVALVFVPLLTLTGVAGRLFSPLGMSYILAILMSLIAALTLTPALCFMLLGKNDSSVKEPPLIRYLKPVYRRWLSFVSRHFKLAIATAVLICITGLAALFFTNSRFLPPLREGHYIVHTSSIPGTALKESIRIGTKITEQFLEIAGVVSVSQWAGRAERGADTYGSHYSEYEVRLAPMSGPEQQQVLNRLRKTLDGVPGIVYEANTFLTERVDETISGYTSPLVVNVYGNDLAFLDRKAEDIAGLLRSMPGAADVTVRSPPGTPMLEIRLQSDKLAFWGLRPTHVMSTVQSAYEGRIVGKHIEGNRIDNIAVTLDANLRNKPEALEKLPIRAPDGTLVTLGQVAAIEQSSGRYNILHEGAQRRQTVTANIIDRDYESFVAELKQRVFDEIPFPADMYPEFTGAAIEQAEARRELVLHSLLAGAGVLMLIYIAIGSFRHTALTLVNLPFSLIGGVAAVLLTGASLSVGSVVGFITLFGITVRNSIMLIAHYRHLVQTDGKSWDFATAMQGAEERLPSILMTALVTALAMLPIALNSDNPGREIMGPMAAIIIGGLASSTLLNLLLMPVILLRFGRFQGKP; the protein is encoded by the coding sequence ATGCTAAGCGCCTTAATCCGCTTTGCGATCCGTCAACATGGCATCGTGGTCGTCGCTGCAATACTGCTATTCGTCTACGGCTTTTATCGTTTCACCGTAGCAGGCCTCGACATTTTTCCGGAGTTCTCGCCGAAGCAAGTTGTCATCCAAACCGAAGCGCCCGGCTATTCCGCCGAGCAAGTCGAAACGCTGGTCACGCAAGCGATTGAAAGCTCAATCTCGGGGCTAATCGGCTTAAAAACGGTCCGTTCGGAATCGATACAGGGCTTATCGGTCGTGACCGCGCTTTTTGAAGAAAGTAGCGATATCCACCGTAACCGACAGATGGTCGGCGAACGCCTGGCCGGTATCGCCAATCGCCTGCCGCAAGGCATCGGCCCGCCTCTGGCAGTCCCCTTGTCTTCGTCATCGGCAACGGTTTTGACAATCGGTCTGCATTCGGATCGACAGGATTTAATGGCCCTGAGAAGCCTTGCCGATTGGACGATCGTCCCGCGATTAATGGCTGTCCCAGGCGTTGCCGACGTCAATGTATTCGGCGGTGAAATTCGGCAATTGCAAATTCAAGTCGACTCCGCCCGTTTGCAGCGCTTCGGCTTGGCGCTCGACGAAATCGTTCAAGCCGCATCGGAATCGACGAACCTTCAAGGCGGCGGTTTCATCGAAACCGACAATCAGCGTTTTAGCATCACGCTTTCCGGCCAAAATCTCAACCCGGAACGACTTCAAGACATTATTGTCAGGCATACTCAAGGCCGAAGTGTCAGACTCGCCGATGTCGCCGATATTCGCTATGGGCCGGAACCGCCGATCGGCGCCGCACAAATCATGGGCCATCCGGGTATCGTCATGATGGTCATCGGCCAATACGGCGCCAATACACTCACCGTTTCGAAACAAGTCGAAAAAGCCTTGAGCGAATTCAATACGCTATTCGCCAAGCAAGCGATCGATTTTTATCCGAACTTATTCCGTCCGGCCGATTACATCGAAACCTCGTTGCATAACCTATCGGGACATTTATTAATCGGCGGCTTGTGCGTTCTGATCGTGCTTTATCTATTTCTATTCGAAATACGGACCGCCTTCATCGCCGCGACGGCAATACCGGTATCGCTGATTGCCGCTGTTCTATTGCTACTCGAATTCGGCGTCAATTTGAACATCATGGTCTTGGGCGGACTTGCCATTGCGCTTGGAGAAGTCGTCGACGATGCGATCATCGATACCGAAAATATCTTTCGTCGGCTGCGCGAAAATCGGCTTTCGGCAGTACCGCGTCCGGTTTCCGAAGTCATCTACTCCGCCTCGATGGAAGTGAGGGGCTCGGTGGTCTATGCCAGCTTCATCGTCGCACTGGTTTTCGTGCCGCTGCTAACTTTGACCGGCGTCGCCGGACGTCTGTTTTCACCGCTGGGTATGTCCTACATTCTTGCCATACTCATGTCGCTAATCGCGGCATTAACGCTAACTCCGGCGCTGTGCTTCATGTTATTGGGCAAAAACGACTCAAGCGTTAAAGAACCGCCATTGATCCGGTACTTAAAACCGGTTTACCGGCGTTGGCTCAGTTTCGTTAGCCGGCATTTTAAACTAGCGATAGCGACTGCCGTGCTAATCTGTATCACCGGCCTGGCTGCTTTGTTTTTCACGAACAGCCGATTTCTACCGCCGCTGCGTGAAGGTCATTATATTGTGCATACCAGCAGTATTCCCGGCACGGCGCTGAAGGAATCGATCCGAATCGGTACGAAAATCACCGAGCAATTTTTAGAAATTGCGGGCGTCGTTTCGGTTTCGCAATGGGCCGGGCGCGCGGAGCGTGGGGCCGATACCTACGGCAGTCATTACAGCGAGTATGAAGTGCGACTGGCGCCGATGTCCGGTCCGGAACAGCAACAAGTCTTAAACCGACTGCGCAAGACTTTGGACGGCGTACCGGGCATCGTGTACGAAGCCAATACCTTTTTGACCGAACGGGTCGACGAAACCATCTCCGGCTATACGTCGCCTCTCGTGGTCAATGTTTACGGTAATGACTTAGCGTTTCTCGACAGGAAAGCCGAGGATATCGCGGGGCTGCTACGATCAATGCCGGGTGCGGCCGATGTAACGGTCCGTTCGCCTCCCGGCACGCCGATGCTCGAAATCCGGTTACAATCGGACAAGCTGGCGTTTTGGGGCTTGCGGCCGACTCACGTCATGAGCACCGTACAAAGCGCCTATGAAGGCCGCATCGTCGGCAAGCATATCGAGGGTAACCGTATTGACAACATTGCGGTTACCCTCGATGCCAATCTCCGCAATAAGCCCGAAGCACTTGAAAAACTGCCGATACGCGCCCCGGACGGTACGCTCGTGACGCTCGGGCAAGTCGCCGCTATCGAGCAAAGCTCCGGGCGATACAATATCCTGCATGAAGGAGCGCAAAGACGGCAGACCGTTACCGCAAACATTATCGACCGGGATTACGAATCGTTCGTCGCCGAATTAAAGCAAAGAGTATTCGACGAAATCCCATTTCCGGCCGATATGTATCCGGAATTTACCGGCGCCGCGATCGAACAAGCCGAGGCGCGCCGAGAATTGGTCTTGCATTCGTTGTTGGCCGGTGCGGGCGTATTGATGCTGATCTACATTGCGATCGGCAGCTTTCGTCACACAGCATTGACACTCGTGAATCTGCCGTTTTCGTTGATCGGCGGCGTCGCGGCGGTATTATTGACCGGAGCGTCACTATCGGTCGGTTCGGTCGTCGGTTTCATCACGCTGTTCGGCATCACCGTACGTAACAGCATTATGTTGATCGCCCATTATCGGCATCTGGTCCAAACCGACGGCAAAAGTTGGGATTTCGCCACGGCCATGCAAGGGGCGGAAGAACGCCTGCCGTCGATTCTTATGACTGCATTGGTCACCGCACTAGCGATGCTGCCTATCGCATTGAACAGCGATAATCCGGGACGTGAAATCATGGGGCCGATGGCGGCAATCATCATCGGCGGCTTGGCCTCCTCGACGCTACTCAACCTACTACTCATGCCGGTTATTTTGTTACGGTTCGGCAGATTTCAGGGGAAACCTTAA
- a CDS encoding methyl-accepting chemotaxis protein — translation MKLRTQISLGFAGILVLLLLTSGIGIQRLISLVDETRNVVEADNLRTDLVEREVDHLNWAAQLNAFVYDDHAHDLNIQLDHTQCAFGRWFYGQERRHAESRFPELKPLLADIEEPHRLLHESAKLIRDARVNIIRNEDRSEDQQTGALYKNETVPNLQSVQHYLGQMRDIVNASAAAIQQAMENDSTQARFVLIAITLSAVLAGIILATVIVRYILKQLGGEPAELAAISKRMATGDLTMKLNVKSGDRESLYASMAEMINNLKQTVEEVRNRADYLTSAANEVSATSQSLSQSATEQASGLEETTSSLEELTASVQHNSENAVATSKIATGTAAEAQQGGDAVSRTVQAMREIADKIEIIEDIARKTNLLSLNAAIEAARAGEHGRGFSVVASEVRNLAENSRKAAEQIGDLATDSVDIANQAGQLLQQIVPDIGKTATLIEEITSASNEQASGLAQINEAMTQLDKATQQNAAASEQLAATAEELSGNAEELQQAMAFFKVDDDVQNR, via the coding sequence ATGAAACTCAGAACGCAAATTTCACTTGGCTTCGCCGGCATCCTAGTTCTGTTATTACTGACATCCGGAATCGGTATTCAACGACTTATTTCGCTAGTCGACGAAACTCGTAATGTCGTCGAAGCCGATAATCTGCGCACCGATTTGGTCGAACGAGAGGTCGATCATCTAAATTGGGCCGCCCAACTCAATGCCTTTGTTTATGACGATCATGCTCATGATTTGAATATACAGTTGGATCATACGCAATGCGCCTTCGGACGATGGTTTTACGGTCAGGAAAGACGGCACGCCGAATCGCGCTTTCCTGAATTAAAACCGCTACTCGCCGATATCGAAGAACCCCACCGACTCTTGCACGAATCGGCGAAATTAATCCGGGATGCCCGAGTCAACATAATCCGCAACGAGGACCGGAGCGAAGATCAACAAACCGGCGCGCTTTATAAAAACGAAACCGTGCCCAATCTTCAGAGCGTGCAGCATTATCTTGGGCAAATGCGCGACATCGTCAATGCTTCGGCGGCAGCCATTCAACAAGCCATGGAAAACGACAGCACTCAAGCTCGTTTCGTTTTGATTGCAATCACACTCTCCGCGGTTTTGGCGGGTATCATTCTGGCCACGGTCATCGTCAGATACATTCTCAAACAGCTCGGAGGGGAACCGGCGGAACTGGCAGCGATCTCGAAACGCATGGCTACTGGCGACTTGACGATGAAATTAAATGTCAAATCCGGCGACAGGGAAAGCTTGTATGCATCGATGGCGGAAATGATCAACAACCTTAAGCAAACGGTTGAGGAAGTAAGAAACCGTGCGGATTACTTGACCAGTGCCGCGAATGAAGTTAGCGCGACCTCGCAGAGCCTTAGCCAAAGCGCCACGGAACAAGCCTCGGGACTGGAGGAAACGACCTCAAGTTTGGAAGAATTAACAGCGTCAGTGCAGCACAATAGCGAGAATGCCGTTGCAACCAGCAAAATCGCGACAGGAACGGCAGCGGAAGCGCAACAAGGCGGCGATGCGGTATCTCGGACCGTGCAGGCAATGCGCGAAATTGCCGATAAAATCGAGATTATCGAAGACATTGCCAGAAAAACCAATTTGCTTTCGCTCAATGCCGCAATCGAAGCGGCTCGCGCCGGAGAACATGGGCGCGGCTTTTCAGTCGTCGCATCGGAAGTTCGAAATCTCGCCGAAAATAGCCGCAAAGCCGCGGAACAAATCGGGGACCTGGCCACCGACAGCGTCGATATTGCCAACCAAGCCGGGCAATTGTTACAACAAATCGTTCCGGATATCGGCAAAACCGCGACCTTGATCGAAGAAATCACATCCGCTAGTAACGAGCAAGCATCAGGTTTGGCGCAAATCAACGAAGCCATGACACAACTGGACAAGGCCACCCAACAAAATGCCGCCGCGTCCGAGCAACTTGCGGCAACGGCCGAAGAACTTTCCGGCAATGCCGAGGAACTCCAGCAAGCCATGGCTTTCTTCAAAGTCGACGATGACGTCCAAAACCGTTGA